CACCGTGTAAGCGAAGGTCAAACTCTTCGTTTAGAAAAATTAGACGTTGAAACTGGTGCAACTGTTGAATTTGATAAAGTTCTACTTGTTGCTAACGGTGAAGACATTAAAGTTGGCGCTCCTCTTGTAGAGGGCGGTAAAGTTGTAGCTGAGGTTGTAC
This is a stretch of genomic DNA from Vibrio panuliri. It encodes these proteins:
- the rplU gene encoding 50S ribosomal protein L21; this translates as MYAVFQSGGKQHRVSEGQTLRLEKLDVETGATVEFDKVLLVANGEDIKVGAPLVEGGKVVAEVVQHGRGDKVKIVKFRRRKHSRKQQGHRQWFTEVKITGINA